One region of Salinirubrum litoreum genomic DNA includes:
- the moaC gene encoding cyclic pyranopterin monophosphate synthase MoaC, whose product MTDAGDQREGQSGDAEDLTHTDSDGNVQMVDVGDKPDTARRAEARGEIRLRESTVGAIRDDEIGKGDVLATARIGAIQAVKHTWETIPMCHQIPITNVETDFDLGDDRIELTVAVETTGKTGCEMEALEGVTTGLNTVWDMMKAVEKDADGQYPATGIRDVRVVAKEKRRLD is encoded by the coding sequence ATGACCGACGCTGGTGACCAGCGAGAGGGACAGTCGGGCGACGCCGAGGACCTCACTCACACCGATTCGGACGGAAACGTCCAGATGGTCGACGTGGGCGACAAGCCGGACACCGCCCGCCGGGCGGAGGCACGCGGGGAGATCCGCCTGCGGGAGTCGACCGTCGGGGCGATCCGTGACGACGAGATCGGGAAAGGTGACGTGCTGGCGACCGCCCGGATCGGCGCGATTCAGGCGGTCAAACACACCTGGGAGACGATCCCGATGTGTCACCAGATCCCGATCACGAACGTCGAGACCGACTTCGACCTCGGCGACGACCGGATCGAACTGACCGTCGCGGTCGAGACGACCGGCAAGACCGGGTGTGAGATGGAGGCGCTGGAGGGCGTCACGACCGGCCTGAACACGGTCTGGGACATGATGAAGGCCGTCGAGAAGGACGCCGACGGTCAGTATCCGGCGACCGGGATTCGTGACGTACGCGTGGTGGCGAAGGAGAAGCGGCGACTCGACTGA
- a CDS encoding NAD(P)H-hydrate dehydratase: MITSDRMAVVDRNAAALGVPQKQLMESSGHAVAREVRSLVDPGANVTVVAGRGNNGGDAFVAVRFLDDYDVSVRLLGRPESISTDIARENWDALGSAEYDAESVGDSRDFDLGDPDLVVDAMLGTGVTGALREPEATAARAINDADCPVLAVDVPSGFDADTGEAAGVAVDADHVVTFHDAKPGLGDLDARVTVADIGIPEAAETFVGPGDLLRLRRDSTSHKGDHGEVLVVGGGPYTGAPALAAQAALRGGADLARVACPQSVARELQGYSENLIVRPFAGDHLAPDAVEHLLELAREHDTVVLGPGLGAADDSLDAVRAFLTDYEGRAVVDADALSVVPEVETDADLLCTPHQGELRKMGGPEASDWRERADLVREFARELGHVLLVKGAYDVISDGDRVRVGRTGNPGMTVGGTGDVLAGVTGALAATQPSLDAAAIGAYVNGRAGDLVAEESGYGMVATDLLDRVPEAMWGER; encoded by the coding sequence ATGATCACGAGCGACAGGATGGCGGTGGTGGATCGCAACGCCGCGGCGCTGGGGGTGCCACAGAAGCAACTGATGGAGTCCAGCGGGCACGCCGTCGCCCGCGAGGTGCGGTCGCTGGTCGACCCCGGCGCGAACGTGACGGTCGTCGCCGGCCGGGGCAACAACGGTGGGGACGCCTTCGTCGCGGTCAGATTCCTCGACGACTACGACGTGTCGGTTCGCCTGCTCGGCCGGCCGGAGAGCATCTCGACCGACATCGCCCGCGAGAACTGGGACGCCCTCGGGTCGGCCGAGTACGACGCCGAGTCGGTCGGTGACTCACGGGACTTCGACCTGGGCGACCCGGACCTCGTGGTCGACGCGATGCTCGGCACCGGCGTCACCGGCGCACTCCGGGAACCGGAAGCCACCGCCGCCCGTGCGATCAACGACGCCGACTGTCCGGTCCTCGCGGTCGACGTGCCCTCCGGGTTCGACGCCGACACCGGCGAGGCGGCCGGCGTCGCGGTCGACGCCGACCACGTCGTGACGTTCCACGACGCGAAACCGGGACTCGGCGACCTCGACGCGAGGGTGACGGTCGCGGACATCGGCATCCCCGAGGCCGCCGAGACGTTCGTCGGTCCCGGCGACCTCCTGCGCCTTCGACGAGATTCGACGAGTCACAAGGGCGACCACGGCGAGGTACTGGTGGTCGGTGGCGGTCCCTACACCGGCGCGCCGGCACTCGCGGCGCAGGCCGCCCTGCGGGGCGGTGCCGACCTCGCGCGGGTCGCCTGCCCCCAGTCGGTCGCTCGGGAACTCCAGGGGTACAGCGAGAACTTGATCGTTCGACCGTTCGCCGGCGATCACCTCGCGCCCGACGCGGTGGAGCACCTCCTCGAACTGGCTCGTGAGCACGACACGGTCGTCCTCGGACCGGGTCTCGGTGCCGCCGACGACTCGCTGGACGCGGTCCGTGCGTTCCTGACGGACTACGAGGGGCGAGCGGTCGTGGACGCCGACGCCCTCTCGGTCGTCCCCGAGGTCGAGACCGACGCCGACCTGCTCTGTACCCCGCATCAGGGCGAACTCAGAAAGATGGGCGGGCCGGAGGCGAGTGACTGGCGGGAGCGTGCCGACCTGGTCCGGGAGTTCGCCCGCGAACTCGGCCACGTCCTGCTGGTGAAGGGTGCCTACGACGTGATCTCGGACGGCGACCGGGTCAGGGTGGGTCGGACCGGCAACCCCGGCATGACGGTCGGCGGGACCGGCGACGTGCTGGCGGGCGTGACGGGCGCACTCGCGGCCACCCAGCCGAGTCTCGACGCGGCCGCCATCGGCGCGTACGTCAACGGTCGGGCCGGCGACCTGGTCGCCGAGGAGTCGGGCTACGGCATGGTGGCGACCGACCTGCTGGATCGAGTGCCGGAAGCGATGTGGGGTGAGCGATGA
- a CDS encoding type II toxin-antitoxin system RatA family toxin — MDRVTVSTVVYTDPQSVYDFLVDFERYGDYTEYVRRVMASGDGGPGTRYAIQFGWWKLTYTARSRVVAIDPPNEIQWEITKDLAATGRWLVESIPLPEDAPDWAEEATKVTVDVEYDPGSVGPSALDLPRLVSLDWVLDKVKPRIAEAATQVLTRIVTDLEGQPRSPALTVHRTPDGVDLDEDDLRVTDDDGATRR; from the coding sequence ATGGACCGCGTCACGGTCAGCACCGTCGTCTACACGGACCCACAGTCGGTGTACGACTTCCTCGTCGACTTCGAGCGCTACGGCGACTACACCGAGTACGTCAGACGCGTGATGGCCTCCGGCGACGGCGGGCCGGGGACGCGCTACGCGATCCAGTTCGGCTGGTGGAAGTTGACCTACACCGCCCGGTCGCGGGTCGTCGCTATCGACCCGCCGAACGAGATACAGTGGGAGATCACGAAGGACTTAGCCGCCACCGGTCGCTGGCTGGTGGAGTCGATCCCGCTCCCCGAGGACGCGCCCGACTGGGCCGAGGAGGCGACGAAGGTGACGGTCGACGTGGAGTACGATCCCGGGTCGGTGGGGCCGAGCGCGCTCGACCTGCCGCGTCTCGTCAGTCTCGACTGGGTGCTCGACAAGGTGAAACCGCGGATCGCCGAGGCCGCGACACAGGTGCTCACCCGGATCGTCACCGATCTGGAGGGGCAACCGAGAAGTCCGGCGTTGACGGTCCACCGGACGCCGGACGGCGTGGATCTGGACGAAGACGACCTGCGAGTCACGGACGACGACGGCGCGACTCGCCGGTAA
- a CDS encoding nascent polypeptide-associated complex protein, with product MFGGGGMNPRKMQQMMKQMGIDVDELDAEEVVIRTADEEYVFDSPQVTKMDAQGQETFQVVGDYDVREAGAGGDASAVESADAADESAGEIPDSDVQIVAQRAGVSEDDARAALEDEDGDLAAAISRLE from the coding sequence ATGTTCGGAGGCGGCGGTATGAACCCACGGAAGATGCAACAGATGATGAAACAGATGGGCATCGACGTAGACGAACTCGATGCCGAGGAGGTCGTCATCCGGACGGCCGACGAGGAGTACGTCTTCGACTCCCCGCAGGTGACGAAGATGGACGCCCAGGGACAGGAGACGTTCCAGGTCGTCGGCGACTACGACGTCCGCGAAGCCGGCGCGGGTGGCGACGCGAGTGCGGTCGAGTCCGCCGACGCGGCCGACGAGAGCGCGGGCGAGATTCCGGACTCCGACGTGCAGATCGTCGCCCAGCGTGCCGGCGTCTCCGAGGACGACGCGCGTGCGGCGCTCGAAGACGAGGACGGCGACCTCGCGGCCGCCATCTCCCGACTGGAGTGA
- the ppk1 gene encoding polyphosphate kinase 1, which produces MTDESMSQPPEHTASADERSGDAPTVESPESDVDPVPTPEADDTDGPVPEGLDLAAHDFYLNRELGELQFQKRVLFEAEDDRNPLLERAKFLAIFTQNMDEFFMKRVGGLKQQIDAGVTELTADGRTPEQQHTEILREARSMVERQAECYHDAVRPLLAEAGVEIVDHDDVADVERAALRDYFEANVLPTLTPLTFDPAHPFPFISNLSLSLAVLTRDDAEDDDLKFSRVKIPKNRPRLVPVEAVVGKHGDDTTAPASATDRREGADAADSNTTRFVLLEQVIEANLDLLFPNVQVVGTSTFRVTRNAEVRRNEEVAEGLIEMIEDVLRQRRFATVVRLEVADDMPPEVRELLIEQLDVDESEVYDLPEPLDFRDFMDLTDLDRPDLKLDSWTPRMHPRFAGLELDEGGGADDLFAEIRSDDILVHHPYHSFTNTVQTFLDAAASDPDVLAIKAAIYRTASDSQVIESLIEAAKNGKQVAVMVELKARFDEENNLRWVKRLEEEGIHVAYGTIGLKTHSKTALVVREEDDGVQLYSHVATGNYHSETAKTYVDLGMLTADHDVGQDLVRLFNFFTGHSLHEDYRKLLVAPENMRDQFTRLIRREAEHARQGKPARIVAKMNSLEDPEIVEELYRASMAGVEMDLIVRGICRLRPGIEGISDTIRIHSVVGRFLEHSRIFYFENADGESAAESEVASDPASDGTTGTTGARDGEYYVGSADWMTRNLDRRIEAVAPVEDPALQAELQTILDIMLSDNRKRWTMASDGSYRQVRPEEDEPVRNTHERLMARARKSIDEVEATDADAAERRTPSVDLDDVFTDGQQ; this is translated from the coding sequence ATGACAGACGAGAGTATGTCCCAGCCACCGGAGCACACGGCGTCGGCCGACGAGCGGAGTGGCGACGCCCCGACGGTCGAGTCGCCGGAGTCGGACGTCGACCCGGTTCCGACCCCGGAGGCCGACGACACCGACGGACCGGTCCCGGAGGGACTGGATCTCGCGGCCCACGACTTCTACCTGAACCGCGAACTCGGCGAACTCCAGTTCCAGAAACGCGTCCTGTTCGAGGCCGAAGACGACCGCAACCCACTCCTGGAGCGGGCGAAGTTCCTCGCCATCTTCACGCAGAACATGGACGAGTTCTTCATGAAGCGGGTCGGTGGCCTGAAACAACAGATCGACGCGGGCGTCACCGAACTGACCGCCGACGGGCGGACGCCCGAGCAACAGCACACCGAGATTCTGCGGGAGGCGCGGTCGATGGTCGAACGGCAGGCCGAGTGTTACCACGACGCGGTTCGGCCGCTGCTCGCGGAGGCGGGCGTCGAGATCGTCGATCACGACGACGTGGCCGACGTGGAGCGGGCGGCCCTGCGCGACTACTTCGAGGCGAACGTCCTCCCGACGCTGACGCCGCTGACGTTCGACCCGGCCCACCCGTTCCCGTTCATCTCGAACCTCTCGCTGTCGCTGGCGGTGCTGACCCGCGACGACGCCGAGGACGACGACCTGAAGTTCTCGCGGGTGAAGATTCCGAAGAACCGCCCGCGACTCGTCCCCGTCGAAGCCGTGGTGGGCAAGCACGGCGACGACACGACGGCACCAGCGTCGGCGACCGACCGGCGGGAGGGAGCCGACGCGGCCGACTCGAACACGACCCGGTTCGTCCTGCTCGAACAGGTGATCGAGGCGAACCTCGATCTGCTGTTCCCGAACGTCCAGGTGGTCGGCACCTCCACCTTCCGGGTGACGCGCAACGCCGAGGTTCGCCGGAACGAGGAGGTCGCCGAGGGGCTGATCGAGATGATCGAGGACGTGCTCCGCCAGCGGCGGTTCGCCACCGTCGTCCGTCTTGAGGTCGCAGACGACATGCCACCGGAGGTGCGGGAGTTGCTGATCGAGCAACTCGACGTGGACGAGTCCGAGGTGTACGACCTGCCGGAACCGCTCGACTTCCGCGACTTCATGGACCTGACCGACCTGGACCGCCCGGACCTCAAACTCGACTCGTGGACGCCCCGGATGCACCCCCGGTTCGCCGGGCTCGAACTGGACGAGGGCGGCGGCGCGGACGACCTGTTCGCGGAGATCCGCAGCGACGACATCCTCGTCCACCACCCGTACCACTCCTTCACGAACACGGTCCAGACGTTTCTCGACGCGGCCGCCTCCGACCCGGACGTGCTGGCGATCAAGGCCGCCATCTACCGGACGGCGAGCGACTCGCAGGTGATCGAGAGCCTCATCGAGGCCGCCAAGAACGGCAAACAGGTCGCGGTGATGGTCGAGTTGAAGGCCCGGTTCGACGAGGAGAACAACCTCCGGTGGGTCAAGCGACTGGAGGAGGAGGGCATCCACGTCGCCTACGGCACGATCGGGCTGAAGACCCACTCGAAGACCGCACTCGTGGTCCGCGAAGAGGACGACGGCGTGCAACTGTACTCCCACGTCGCCACGGGCAACTACCACTCCGAGACCGCGAAGACGTACGTCGATCTGGGGATGCTCACGGCGGACCACGACGTCGGGCAGGACCTCGTGCGCCTGTTCAACTTCTTCACCGGCCACTCGCTGCACGAGGACTACCGGAAACTGCTAGTCGCACCGGAGAACATGCGCGACCAGTTCACCCGCCTCATCCGCCGGGAGGCCGAACACGCCCGGCAGGGGAAGCCGGCCCGTATCGTCGCCAAGATGAACTCGCTGGAGGACCCCGAGATCGTCGAGGAACTGTACCGGGCGTCGATGGCCGGCGTCGAGATGGACCTGATCGTCCGGGGGATCTGCCGCCTGCGGCCCGGCATCGAGGGGATCAGCGACACGATCCGGATCCACAGCGTCGTCGGACGGTTCCTCGAACACTCCCGCATCTTCTACTTCGAGAACGCGGACGGGGAGTCGGCAGCCGAGAGCGAGGTGGCGAGTGACCCAGCCAGCGACGGCACGACCGGGACGACCGGCGCACGGGACGGAGAGTACTACGTCGGGTCGGCCGACTGGATGACCCGGAACCTCGACCGGCGGATCGAGGCGGTCGCGCCGGTCGAGGACCCCGCCTTGCAGGCGGAACTCCAGACGATCCTCGACATCATGCTGTCGGACAACCGGAAGCGCTGGACGATGGCCAGCGACGGGAGCTACCGGCAGGTGCGTCCCGAGGAGGACGAACCGGTCCGGAACACCCACGAGCGACTGATGGCGCGCGCTCGGAAGTCGATCGACGAGGTGGAAGCGACCGACGCGGACGCCGCCGAGCGCCGGACCCCGTCGGTCGATCTGGACGACGTGTTCACCGACGGCCAGCAGTGA
- a CDS encoding isoaspartyl peptidase/L-asparaginase, protein MQLIVHGGAGGVPDDPEPRQAVLDEAAATGANESDPLDAVESAVRVLESSPRFNAGVGGAVQSDGRIRTDAGVMTDDREVGAVAGLAGVEHPLTVARAVRAETPHVLLAGDRALEFAESVGVETDADLWTDRSREKWADADPPETDDPTDHLDWLRSRFGSTEAGGVGENAESESDEGRDPTDHDTVGAVARQGDRFAAATSTGGRWFALAGRVGDVPQIGSGFYCAPAGGASATGAGEDIARVTLSRRAVRHLEAGRDAQTAAESAIEEFGELTGSSAGVIVAGRESLGSAFNSEGMQTSRAGR, encoded by the coding sequence ATGCAGCTCATCGTCCACGGCGGCGCGGGCGGCGTCCCCGACGACCCCGAGCCACGACAGGCAGTCCTCGACGAGGCGGCGGCGACGGGCGCGAACGAGTCCGACCCGCTCGACGCGGTGGAGTCGGCCGTGCGCGTCCTCGAATCCTCCCCGCGATTCAACGCCGGCGTCGGGGGTGCGGTGCAGTCGGACGGGCGCATCCGGACCGACGCGGGCGTGATGACCGACGACCGCGAGGTCGGCGCAGTGGCGGGACTGGCCGGCGTCGAACACCCGCTCACCGTCGCCCGTGCGGTCCGCGCCGAGACGCCACACGTCCTGCTCGCCGGCGACCGTGCGCTGGAGTTCGCGGAGTCCGTCGGTGTCGAGACCGACGCGGACCTGTGGACCGACCGCAGTCGGGAGAAGTGGGCCGACGCCGACCCACCGGAGACCGACGACCCGACCGACCATCTCGACTGGCTCCGGAGTCGCTTCGGGAGTACCGAAGCCGGTGGTGTCGGTGAGAACGCGGAGAGTGAGTCGGACGAGGGGCGCGACCCGACCGACCACGACACGGTCGGCGCGGTGGCACGGCAGGGAGACCGGTTCGCGGCCGCGACCTCCACGGGCGGCCGGTGGTTCGCGCTGGCCGGCAGAGTCGGCGACGTCCCACAGATCGGCTCAGGGTTCTACTGCGCGCCGGCCGGCGGGGCGAGCGCGACCGGTGCCGGCGAGGACATCGCTCGCGTCACACTCTCGCGGCGGGCGGTGCGGCATCTGGAGGCCGGGAGAGACGCGCAGACTGCGGCCGAATCGGCTATCGAGGAGTTCGGCGAGTTGACCGGCTCGTCGGCGGGTGTGATCGTCGCCGGACGCGAGTCGCTGGGGAGTGCGTTCAACTCCGAAGGGATGCAGACGAGTCGCGCCGGCCGGTGA
- a CDS encoding ArsR/SmtB family transcription factor, whose product MSGLLPSDTDAPRGDPSEEHAENGDGDLRVLWLDDEDAEQLIGSLSSETARAVLTELHHGPATASELSDDVDTSLQNVRHHLGSLQDAGLVQVADTRYSVKGREMNVYAPTDDSLVVCVGREDDRSSFLDSLKRLVGTVTLLGLLAAVVQTTFGAGVVDLGGPGTAPRIGDAVGGSEPIFGLLPPGVAFLAGGLVVLAVLGAWELRRRQTAA is encoded by the coding sequence ATGTCAGGGTTGCTACCGTCCGACACGGACGCCCCCCGTGGCGACCCGTCCGAGGAGCACGCCGAGAACGGCGACGGCGACCTCCGGGTCCTCTGGCTGGACGACGAGGACGCCGAGCAGTTGATCGGGTCGCTCTCCTCCGAGACGGCGCGGGCGGTGTTGACCGAACTCCACCACGGTCCCGCGACCGCCTCGGAACTCTCCGACGACGTCGACACCTCCCTCCAGAACGTCCGCCACCACCTCGGCAGTCTCCAAGACGCCGGGCTAGTGCAGGTCGCCGACACCCGGTACTCGGTGAAGGGGCGTGAGATGAACGTCTACGCGCCGACCGACGACTCGCTGGTCGTCTGTGTCGGCCGCGAGGACGACCGGTCGTCGTTTCTCGACTCGCTGAAGCGACTCGTGGGGACCGTCACACTCCTCGGTCTGCTCGCGGCCGTCGTCCAGACGACCTTCGGCGCGGGTGTCGTCGACCTCGGCGGTCCCGGTACGGCACCCCGGATCGGCGACGCGGTCGGTGGGAGCGAGCCGATATTCGGACTCCTCCCGCCGGGGGTCGCGTTCCTCGCCGGCGGCCTCGTGGTGCTCGCCGTCCTCGGGGCGTGGGAACTCCGGCGTCGACAGACGGCGGCGTGA
- a CDS encoding metallophosphoesterase family protein, producing MSVPRFSETVEPQHLRLDADEWTNVYVVGDVHGCLRELEALIDTLDPAADEAVVFVGDLVRKGPDNHGVVQYVRERENFFTVRGNNEEKILRGEKDPDDLTEADREWIADLPVAISWEGHLVVHGGVDPRKSLADHDVDELENTRSLVEDGGYERPFWWDEYDGPARVFFGHTPLADPVLRRHAVGLDTGCVYGGELTAFDVNADETVTVDLGRTIEHRAEEKFVRPRRLVAARQ from the coding sequence ATGAGCGTCCCACGTTTCTCCGAGACCGTCGAACCGCAGCACCTTCGACTCGACGCCGACGAGTGGACCAACGTCTACGTCGTCGGCGACGTCCACGGCTGTCTCCGCGAACTGGAGGCGCTGATCGACACGCTCGACCCGGCGGCCGACGAGGCGGTCGTCTTCGTCGGCGACCTCGTGCGCAAGGGACCGGACAACCACGGCGTCGTCCAGTACGTCCGGGAGCGCGAGAACTTCTTCACGGTGCGCGGGAACAACGAGGAGAAGATCCTGCGGGGCGAGAAGGATCCGGACGACCTGACCGAGGCCGACCGCGAGTGGATCGCCGACCTGCCGGTCGCCATCTCGTGGGAGGGCCACCTCGTCGTCCACGGTGGCGTCGACCCGCGCAAGTCGCTCGCCGACCACGACGTCGACGAGTTGGAGAACACGCGGTCGCTGGTCGAGGACGGCGGCTACGAGCGTCCGTTCTGGTGGGACGAGTACGACGGTCCCGCCCGCGTCTTCTTCGGGCACACGCCGCTCGCCGACCCGGTGCTCCGACGCCACGCGGTCGGTCTCGACACCGGCTGTGTCTACGGCGGTGAACTCACCGCGTTCGACGTGAACGCCGACGAGACCGTGACGGTGGACCTCGGTCGGACCATCGAACACCGGGCCGAGGAGAAGTTCGTCCGGCCTCGCCGACTCGTCGCGGCGCGACAGTAA
- a CDS encoding tRNA (adenine-N1)-methyltransferase has protein sequence MILLVHGDREYLRAPGEELHTDLGVVEVPEDVSAGDVLESHIGEQFVVREPRGPDLFNHFERTGAPMMPRDVGLIVGHTGACADDRVLDAGTGTGVLSAYLGRMGAQVTTYEQDPDFADVARENMDLAGVAETVDVRTGDVTDHLDDLSGFDLLTLDTQNAPEVVARAPDLLVSGGYVAVYSPFVENSRKSVEAAREAGLVGVETLETIQREMDFGDRGSRPSTAGVGHTGYLTFARYE, from the coding sequence GTGATCCTGCTCGTCCACGGCGACCGGGAGTATCTGCGCGCACCGGGCGAGGAACTCCACACCGATCTCGGCGTGGTCGAGGTGCCCGAAGACGTGTCTGCCGGCGACGTGCTGGAGAGTCACATCGGCGAACAGTTCGTCGTCCGCGAGCCACGCGGGCCGGACCTGTTCAACCACTTCGAGCGCACCGGCGCGCCGATGATGCCCCGCGACGTGGGCCTCATCGTCGGTCACACCGGTGCCTGCGCGGACGACCGCGTGCTGGACGCCGGCACCGGTACCGGCGTCCTCTCGGCGTATCTCGGTCGGATGGGCGCCCAGGTGACGACCTACGAGCAGGATCCCGACTTCGCCGACGTGGCCCGCGAGAACATGGATCTGGCCGGCGTCGCGGAGACCGTCGACGTGCGGACCGGCGACGTGACCGACCACCTCGACGACCTCTCGGGGTTCGACCTGTTGACGCTCGACACCCAGAACGCCCCCGAGGTCGTCGCTCGTGCGCCCGATCTGCTCGTCTCCGGCGGCTACGTCGCGGTCTACTCGCCGTTCGTCGAGAACTCCCGAAAGTCGGTCGAGGCGGCACGCGAGGCCGGACTCGTCGGCGTCGAGACGCTGGAGACGATCCAGCGCGAGATGGACTTCGGCGACCGTGGCTCCCGCCCCAGCACCGCCGGCGTCGGCCACACCGGCTACCTGACGTTCGCGCGCTACGAGTGA